TGGAATCAAAAGAACTAGATCCGTATCGCCTACGTCGACACCCGCCTGCGAAAGCAGAGTTGTAACTTGGCCACGATGATGAGTTTGATGGTTAAAGAAATGCATGATCAGGCTGTAAAAATCCTTATCGAAGACTACACCCTTCATGTTTGCATAATTGAGGGGGCCATCCAGATCAGACTCCGTAATGGATTGCGCCCATTGGATGATTATTCGATCGAGCCATTCTCGATACTTTGAGAGCTCTCGAAAATTAGAGAATAACAATTGATCGAGGCTTTTCGGATCAGGAAGCTGCCTCACCGGCTCCAGTGCCAAGTGGTTTGTTGGGTGCTGGGCGAATCGCTTCAGCCAGATCGTATCTCCGGCCGCCAAGTGGTTCAGAGTCCCGAGAATAGAGCCGAAAAAAGCGTTCCTATCTGCCGAGAGCTCTTCATCGGACAAACCCCTGGCGGCTTCATAGACCTTGGCGCTCATCCACTCGTTATAGGTCGCCATCAGACAGATATGGCCAGTGCGGTTCATCGTGTTCGTCCTTTGAGTGGGAATTTTGATAAGCGACCCTCGCTCATCCAAAGCCCAGTCTAGTGCTGGGCTTTGGTGTTCTGGTGGGCAGTATAAAGCCTGGACGGGCCTGGATTTTAGTA
The window above is part of the Pseudomonas sp. B21-048 genome. Proteins encoded here:
- a CDS encoding DinB family protein; this translates as MNRTGHICLMATYNEWMSAKVYEAARGLSDEELSADRNAFFGSILGTLNHLAAGDTIWLKRFAQHPTNHLALEPVRQLPDPKSLDQLLFSNFRELSKYREWLDRIIIQWAQSITESDLDGPLNYANMKGVVFDKDFYSLIMHFFNHQTHHRGQVTTLLSQAGVDVGDTDLVLLIPSESGT